TTACCACGAAGCTCCGTACCGGCACCATATGCTTTTTTAAGGGCGCCAAATTTTGTGTTGCCCTCAACTGGCATCTTTCTGTTGGCATCGTATAAGAATCGTACACCATTCAATAGATGTGCAAAAACCAACTCAGCAACTGATAAAGAAGATGCTGCAGGAGTATTGACAACAGCAATCCCTTTTGAGCGGGCATAGTCTACGTCAATATTATCCATGCCGACTCCACCACGGCCGATCACTTTCAAATTAGGGCAGCCATCAATCAGGGTTTGGCGAACTTTTGTTGCGCTACGCACCGTAATTGCATCATAGGCAGGTAGCTTTGCTGCAAGCTCCTCCTGTGGGATATGATTTGTATCTACCGTATGACCAGCATCCTCCAACATTTTTTTTCCTAGTGGATCGATACCGTCATTTGCTAATATTTTCATCTTTATAAATCGTTTTTAAAAGTATCAGTAACATTCAACTTATCCGAAGATCCTATCACCTGAAAAGATCTAACCTCGTTAATTCTTCATCTAAAGTCATGGTTTGCTTGCCACTATTTAAATTTCAGCAACATGTATACGGCTTTAGGCAGTATGGGTGTCTTCAAATTCTTTCATCGCATCAATCAGTGCATTCACACTACTTAACGGTAGCGCATTGTAAATGGAAGCTCTAAATCCACCGACCGAACGGTGACCTTTGATGCCGATCAAATTGCGTTCTTTTGCCAAAGCCAAAAATTCAGCTTCCAGCTCTGGTGTATCCATTACAAACGTTACATTCATACGAGAGCGGTCTTCTACAGCAGCAGTGCCTTTAAAGAATGGGTTACGATCTATTTCATCGTATAAAGCACGTGCTTTTATGATATTTTCTTGTTCCAATACGGGCACACCACCTTTTGCTTTTAACCAGCGTAGGTTCAACATCGAAACAAAGATGGAGTATACAGGCGGTGTATTATACATTGAACCACCAGCTATCTGCAATTGATAATCCAACATCGATGGAAGAACACGTCCTGACTTACCTAGCCTATCATCTTTGACAATGACAAGTGTAACACCAGCAGGCCCCATATTTTTTTGCGCTCCTGCATAGATCAAATCGTAATCTGCTACGTTGATTTCCCGTGAGAAAATATCTGAAGACATATCCACCACCACTGGTAGCGTCGTGGCAGGCTTTTCAAAGACTTCCGTGCCATAAATAGTATTATTAGCGGTGTAGTGGAAATATGCTGCATCCGAAGGAATAACATATCCTTTAGGAATGTAGGAATAATTTTTATCGATAGAAGAAGCGACAACATCTACTGTACCAAATTTTTTGGCTTCTTTTAATGCTTTTGTCGCCCACACACCAGTATCCAAATATGCGGCTTTACCTCCTTCAGGTAAAAGATTCAAAGGTGCCATCGCAAATTGTAAGCTGGCCCCGCCCTGAAGGAAAAGAATCGAATATCCTTGCGGCACTGCCAATAAATCTCTTACTAATTGTGTGGCTTCATCTATCACTGCTTCAAACTCTTTGGAACGGTGAGAGATCTCTAAAATTGATAAACCGGTGTTGTTAAAATCAATTACAGCTTCTGAGGCTTGTTGAAATACTTCCTTTGGCAGAATACATGGACCTGCTCCAAAATTATGTTTCATTGATGTTATAGTTTGTTTGATTGCTTTTGTTTAACCCTAGCTAAGCAATCTATTGTTTTAAAAACCAAAGTTAAAATAAAATTATATATTTTTCAACTAATCTGTTTTTTTATTGAAAATTTAAAAAATTACAAATGATTTCAATAAAAAGATCGCACAAAAAATACCAAATCTAATGCGAAAAACATCAGATAAGCAGTACACGCCAGGCCATATCTAACTGATTCTCTTGTAAATAATCCTTCGCTTTTAACTGCAGATGGGTATTACGGGCGGATTGATCGCCAATAAAGGCATTTAACAATTCGTAAATTTCGGGAAGGCTCGTGATCTCATCGACTTCCTGCGGCGTAGGTAAACGTTCGATCTGAGCTAACTTAATTTTATCATTTTCAGTAAAAATATTCGATTCCCTTACAAAAACCGGAAGTTGATTATAATCCATAAAAAAGCAGAAATTTTATACTAATTTCTGCTTAATATCTCAAAAAATAAAATGCTTATATTTTTTCAATCATCCGATCCGCAAATTCACTTGTTTTGACTAATGTCGCATCATCCATTAAATTATAAAAATCGATCGTCACCGTCTTGGCCATTATTGTCTCGCTCAACGCCTTGACAATTGCATCCGCAGCCTCTTTCCAGCCCAGGTATTGCAATAACATGACACCGCTCAAAATTACAGATGAGGGGTTCATGGTATCGGTATTGGCAAATCTTGGCGCAGTACCATGGGTCGCTTCAAAAACGGCATGCCCAGTTTTAAAATTGATATTCGCCCCGGGAGCTATACCTATCCCCCCTACCATTGCCGCCAATGCATCTGAAATATAATCACCATTCAGATTTAATGTAGCGACCACCGAAAAATCACGTGGATTAAGCAGAATTTGCTGTAAAAAATTATCAGCGATGATATCTTTAATTAAAATTTTTCCCGATTTCAGCGCATCTTTCTGCTCGAGATTGGCAGCCTCCTCACCCTTATCAGCTTTTGTGCGCTCCCACTGCCCCCAGGTATACGTATGGTCGGCAAATTCATTTTCAGCAACCTCATAGCCCCATAACTTAAACGCCCCCTCGGTAAATTTCATGATATTCCCTTTGTGAACGATCGTCACGGAAGGTAAACCGTGATGAAGAGCATGCGCTATCGCTGCGCGAACCAATCGCTTAGACCCTTCCTCAGACACTAATTTAACACCGACTCCTGTAGTCGCCGAAAAACCATAGTCGATACCAAGCTCATCGTGCAAAAAATCTTGAAGTTTATTGGCGTCGGCTGTACCCGCCTGAAATTCGATCCCCGCATAAATATCCTCTGTATTTTCCCGAAAGATAACCATATCCACATATTCTGGATGTTTAACAGGCGAGGGAACTCCTTTAAACCATTTAGTAGGGCGCTGGCAGACGTAGAGATCCAAATCCTTGCGCAATGCAACATTTAACGAACGAATACCTCCTCCTACAGGTGTTGTTAGCGGCCCTTTGATGCCGACCAGATATTCTTTCAATATATTCAACGTTTCTTTTGGCAGCCATTCACCCGTTTCTTTGAAGGCCTTCTCTCCTGCCAACACCTCTTTCCATGTTATTTTACGCTGTCCACCATACCCTTTCTCTACCGCCTTATCAAACACACGAACGGCCGCATGCCAAAGGTCCGGACCTATACCGTCACCGATAATAAAAGGAATTGTTGGGAAATCTGGCACCTGCAAGACACCTTCGCTTGACATTGTAATCTTATTTGACATAACCTTCAATTTTAACGGACAAATTACTATCCCTTATTAAACATATTTCCGATTTCTTTGCTAATCTTTCTAAAGATTGGAGCAGCTTCTACATCTTCATACACATCGATGTGCGCATTTTCAATCCTACTAGGGAACACCAAAACAAGATTTTCGTTTGCATAAATCCGATCTAATTTCTTTGCTAGGCCATCCAATGAATCGCGATAAGAAACCTCACCATTCCTGGCAGAAACGAAAATGAACATCGCCCCTTCTTCCTTAAACGCTTTAAGTCCCTGCAAATTGTCCCAGGCATTGTAATGCTTAAAAGTAACGGGAACAGAATTTTTCAACTCAACAAGATGTTCTTCAATCGCTGCAGCAGAGCGCTCATCGACAACAAACGTGATGGGAATGGATAATTCCTGAGCAAGCTTAACAACCTTTTCCAGCCAGTACTCAAAACCAAATTCGGCCTCGCACATGGGCGGAGCAAAAACGATAATGGACTTGTTGGAGATAAAGGGCTTTTTAAAATGGCATAACATTACATTCGCTGACGTTCGATTTAAAATACTTTCCGTTTTCTCCCCGACAAACTTATCCATAAAATTGGCTGCACTCGGCCAGCCCAAAACAATACAATTGGCAGAAACTTCTTTTGCAGACCTCGCTACTCCGCTGGCAATATTCAGGTCTATTGTTGCACTGATACTCACACTTGTCTCGCTGCCAGAAGCATAACGCACCATGTTATCCAGATTTTTTCGCGCCTTAGACATGTTCAACTGAGCTTGTTCGTTGTCTTTCACAACAGAGACAATACTGACAGGATACGAACACTTCTTACTCTTTATGTAGGTTGAAAAATCAAGAATAGGTTCCATATTATCCATATTAGCGATTGATATGAGAATGTTTTCGTCTTTTTCCTTCACTACATCCGTATGTTCTTCATCCTGTTCTCCGTCCATCACCACTTTACGTGAAGCATTCCCCGTAACCACAGTTGCGACAATGCAAGTAACCAAAATCAACAAGATCGTTCCATTAAGTACGTTTTCATCGATAATTCCATTCTTATGGCCAACCATGATAACGGCCAATGTCGCCGCAGCATGCGCACTACTCAACCCAAATATTAGATTGCGCTGACCACGGCTATACTTGAAAACAATCTGTGTCAGCCAGGCCGCCACATATTTTCCGACGATTGCCACAACCGTGAGCGTCCCCGCAATTATAAGCGCTTGTGGACCTTTCAGAATCACACTCACATCGACAATCATCCCTACCGAAATCAAGAAAAAGGGAATAAAAATTGCATTCCCAATAAACTCAATCCGATTCATTAAAGCGGAGGAGTGAGGAATCAGTTTATTTAGGGCCAAACCTGCTACGAATGCTCCGATAATAGGCTCTAGACCGGCAATTTCAGCTAAAAAAGCAGCAAAAAATACCACGGAAAGGACAAAAATATAATTGGAAGTCTTTTCACTCCCTAGACGTTCAAAAAACCATTTTGCAATGCGTGGAATAACACCAAACATGATAAACAGGAAGATGGCGAAGGAAATTGCGAGTGTTATCCAAAACTCATTTCCAATGTTCCCCTGAGACACTCCCGTAATAACAGCAAGTATAATTAACACAGCCGTATCCGTCAGGATTGTTCCACCGATCGTAATGGCAACAGCTTCCATCTTCGAAATACCATAACTGTTTACAATGGGATACGAAACCAATGTGTGGGTAGCGAACATACTCGAAATCAATAAGCTTGGCAATACACCATATCCGAGTAAAAAGTGACAAACCGGGTAGCCAATGCTGATCGGAACAATGAATGTCAGGAATCCAAAAAGGAGACTTTTGTTCTTGGTCTTTTTAAATTCATTCATATCTAACTCGAGGCCGGCGATAAACATGATATAAAGAAGACCTATTGTTGAAAATAATGTAATAGCCGAATTTTTCTCCAGCCAATTTAGTCCATGTGGGCCAATAATCACACCCGATATAATCAATCCTATAATACCCGGAACTTTAATCGGGCGCAGCACAATAGGTGATAGAAGTATAATAAAAAGTACCAGAGAAAATATAAGTACAGGATTTTGTAAAGGCGCTTCGAAAGCGTGGGAAATATGCTCAAAAGTTTTATTCATAAGTGCTTGTATACTATCCGTAAAACATAACTACTTATTTTTCTATACAGCTCGAAAAATAGTTAACAGCACTAAAAATACGATTTTTTTTAGAATGCGATGTCTAAAAATAGTGCTACTTAAAAGAAATTGCCTTAATTGGATTAATCTTGGTAATTAACATAGACGGAATGAACAATGAAATCATCCCAATAACTACAACGGCCAAATTGACTAAAATCACATCAGACCACTGCAGCTTAACAGCGACATAGGAGATGTAATAGGTTTTCTCGTCCAATTTAAAAAAGTGGGTAAAGTCCTGTAAAAAATAGAAGCCCAAACCGATCAGGTTACCAATTAATAATCCAAGACCGATCAGGTACAGCGCACTATACATGAAGACCCGACGAATTCCAGCATTGTGATACCCGAGTGCCTTTAAAATACCGATCATTGATGTGCGCTCGAGAATGGTGATCAACAGTGCTGAAATCATATTAATGATAGCGACGACAGTCATCAATATAAAAATGATCTTGGTATTCATATCTAACAATTCCAGCCACTGAAAGATATCCGGCACCTGATCCTTAATATTGATGGCCTGCATGTCAATAGGCAACAGATCTTCCACCTTACTGGTTGTCTGTGCAAGCTGGCTGAAATCTTTAATTCTAATCTCATAACCGCCCACTTCATGATCGTCGAGGTTACTTAGTTTGCGGATCACATGGAGCGATCCGATCACATAAACCTTATCTAACTCTTCAGATCCCGTATTAAAAATTCCTTTTATGACAAATTTACGTTTACGGATGGGGTCTTGAACGAAATACATAATAAAGTCATCACCAACTTTCAACAATAATCGATCTGCAAGATACTTGGATACCAAAATCTGATTATCGGCATCGTCTGATTTAAAGTCTATCATATTCCCTTCAATCAACATACGCTGAAAGGGCTTTTTATTATACAATGAATCGATACCTTTGAGCACTACGCCTTCAACCTC
The genomic region above belongs to Sphingobacterium zeae and contains:
- a CDS encoding ABC transporter permease translates to MNFPYFLANRIAFSGKRTFSKLIVRVTIGAIALAIAAIIISIAVLRGFKDEIISKQRSFFADVLVLRYDLNKSYENAAISLTPKLQKSILAIPEVTSISSFATKAGIINVNNEVEGVVLKGIDSLYNKKPFQRMLIEGNMIDFKSDDADNQILVSKYLADRLLLKVGDDFIMYFVQDPIRKRKFVIKGIFNTGSEELDKVYVIGSLHVIRKLSNLDDHEVGGYEIRIKDFSQLAQTTSKVEDLLPIDMQAINIKDQVPDIFQWLELLDMNTKIIFILMTVVAIINMISALLITILERTSMIGILKALGYHNAGIRRVFMYSALYLIGLGLLIGNLIGLGFYFLQDFTHFFKLDEKTYYISYVAVKLQWSDVILVNLAVVVIGMISLFIPSMLITKINPIKAISFK
- the serC gene encoding 3-phosphoserine/phosphohydroxythreonine transaminase; protein product: MKHNFGAGPCILPKEVFQQASEAVIDFNNTGLSILEISHRSKEFEAVIDEATQLVRDLLAVPQGYSILFLQGGASLQFAMAPLNLLPEGGKAAYLDTGVWATKALKEAKKFGTVDVVASSIDKNYSYIPKGYVIPSDAAYFHYTANNTIYGTEVFEKPATTLPVVVDMSSDIFSREINVADYDLIYAGAQKNMGPAGVTLVIVKDDRLGKSGRVLPSMLDYQLQIAGGSMYNTPPVYSIFVSMLNLRWLKAKGGVPVLEQENIIKARALYDEIDRNPFFKGTAAVEDRSRMNVTFVMDTPELEAEFLALAKERNLIGIKGHRSVGGFRASIYNALPLSSVNALIDAMKEFEDTHTA
- a CDS encoding cation:proton antiporter — translated: MNKTFEHISHAFEAPLQNPVLIFSLVLFIILLSPIVLRPIKVPGIIGLIISGVIIGPHGLNWLEKNSAITLFSTIGLLYIMFIAGLELDMNEFKKTKNKSLLFGFLTFIVPISIGYPVCHFLLGYGVLPSLLISSMFATHTLVSYPIVNSYGISKMEAVAITIGGTILTDTAVLIILAVITGVSQGNIGNEFWITLAISFAIFLFIMFGVIPRIAKWFFERLGSEKTSNYIFVLSVVFFAAFLAEIAGLEPIIGAFVAGLALNKLIPHSSALMNRIEFIGNAIFIPFFLISVGMIVDVSVILKGPQALIIAGTLTVVAIVGKYVAAWLTQIVFKYSRGQRNLIFGLSSAHAAATLAVIMVGHKNGIIDENVLNGTILLILVTCIVATVVTGNASRKVVMDGEQDEEHTDVVKEKDENILISIANMDNMEPILDFSTYIKSKKCSYPVSIVSVVKDNEQAQLNMSKARKNLDNMVRYASGSETSVSISATIDLNIASGVARSAKEVSANCIVLGWPSAANFMDKFVGEKTESILNRTSANVMLCHFKKPFISNKSIIVFAPPMCEAEFGFEYWLEKVVKLAQELSIPITFVVDERSAAAIEEHLVELKNSVPVTFKHYNAWDNLQGLKAFKEEGAMFIFVSARNGEVSYRDSLDGLAKKLDRIYANENLVLVFPSRIENAHIDVYEDVEAAPIFRKISKEIGNMFNKG
- the icd gene encoding NADP-dependent isocitrate dehydrogenase, with protein sequence MSNKITMSSEGVLQVPDFPTIPFIIGDGIGPDLWHAAVRVFDKAVEKGYGGQRKITWKEVLAGEKAFKETGEWLPKETLNILKEYLVGIKGPLTTPVGGGIRSLNVALRKDLDLYVCQRPTKWFKGVPSPVKHPEYVDMVIFRENTEDIYAGIEFQAGTADANKLQDFLHDELGIDYGFSATTGVGVKLVSEEGSKRLVRAAIAHALHHGLPSVTIVHKGNIMKFTEGAFKLWGYEVAENEFADHTYTWGQWERTKADKGEEAANLEQKDALKSGKILIKDIIADNFLQQILLNPRDFSVVATLNLNGDYISDALAAMVGGIGIAPGANINFKTGHAVFEATHGTAPRFANTDTMNPSSVILSGVMLLQYLGWKEAADAIVKALSETIMAKTVTIDFYNLMDDATLVKTSEFADRMIEKI